In Pectinophora gossypiella chromosome 5, ilPecGoss1.1, whole genome shotgun sequence, a genomic segment contains:
- the LOC126367161 gene encoding dihydrolipoyl dehydrogenase: MSYKFVKLASTPLMSSSLRLTSRAYATTHDADLVVIGSGPGGYVAAIKAAQLGLKTISVEKDPTLGGTCLNVGCIPSKALLHNSHLYHMAKHDFKNRGIETGPVNFNFQKMMEYKVNAVKQLTGGIAMLFNKNKVKLVKGVGSIAAPNKVEVKGEKGVETINTKNILIATGSEVTPFPGVTFDEKQIITSTGALSLESVPKKMLVIGAGVIGLELGSVYSRLGATVTCIEFLGSIGGVGIDQEVAKTLQKILVKEGMQFKLNTKVISVKKEGANVKVEVEASKGGSKETLEADVVLISIGRRPYTKDLGHEKVGIALDDRGRVPVNNKFQTTVPGIYAIGDVIHGPMLAHKAEDEGIVCVEGIKGLPVHFNYDAIPSVIYTSPEVGWVGKSEEDLKKEGIAYKVGKFPFLANSRAKTNGEPEGFVKVLADKKTDVILGTHIIGPGGGELINEAVLAQEYGAAAEDVARVCHAHPTCAEALREANLAAYCGKPINF, encoded by the exons ATGAGTTACAAATTTGTAAAACTTGCCTCGACGCCGCTAATG AGTAGCAGTCTTCGGCTGACGTCCCGTGCTTATGCGACAACACATGATGCCGACCTTGTAGTCATAGGCTCGGGCCCTGGGGGTTACGTTGCTGCTATCAAGGCGGCTCAACTAGGTTTGAAG ACAATTTCAGTAGAGAAGGACCCAACCCTCGGTGGAACATGTCTGAACGTCGGCTGCATCCCCTCCAAAGCGCTGCTTCACAACTCCCATCTGTACCATATGGCAAAACACGATTTCAAGAACCGAGGCATTGAAACTGGCCCGGTTAATTTTAACTTCCAAAAAATGATGGAATATAAGGTTAATGCTGTAAAACAGTTGACTGGAGGCATTGCCATGCTCTTCAACAAAAATaag GTGAAACTAGTAAAAGGCGTGGGGTCGATAGCAGCGCCAAACAAGGTGGAAGTGAAGGGTGAGAAGGGTGTGGAAACCATCAACACCAAGAACATTCTTATTGCGACCGGATCAGAAGTTACCCCGTTCCCTGGAGTCACG TTTGACGAGAAGCAAATCATTACGTCAACGGGCGCTCTATCTTTGGAATCCGTGCCGAAGAAAATGTTGGTGATCGGTGCTGGAGTCATCGGTCTTGAACTTGGCTCAGTCTACTCAAGGCTGGGGGCCACCGTCACTTGCATCGAATTCCTAGGATCCATTGGAG gtGTGGGTATTGATCAGGAAGTGGCGAAGACACTTCAAAAGATACTGGTTAAGGAGGGAATGCAGTTTAAATTGAACACTAAGGTGATTAGTGTCAAGAAAGAGGGCGCCAACGTAAAAGTCGAAGTCGAAGCTTCTAAGGGAGGCTCCAAGGAGACT TTGGAAGCGGACGTAGTACTTATCTCTATCGGTCGTCGACCGTACACCAAGGACCTTGGCCACGAGAAGGTCGGCATCGCGCTGGACGACCGCGGACGAGTGCCCGTCAATAACAAGTTCCAGACCACTGTTCCTGG AATTTACGCTATTGGTGATGTTATTCACGGGCCCATGTTGGCGCATAAAGCTGAAGACGAAGGCATTGTTTGCGTCGAAGGCATCAAG GGCTTACCAGTACACTTCAACTACGACGCCATTCCCTCCGTCATCTACACGAGTCCTGAAGTCGGCTGGGTGGGCAAATCAGAAGAGGACCTCAAGAAGGAG gGCATAGCATACAAAGTGGGCAAATTCCCCTTCCTGGCCAACTCGAGAGCGAAAACGAACGGCGAGCCGGAAGGCTTCGTCAAAGTACTAGCTGACAAAAAGACAGACGTTATTCTCGGCACACATATCATTGGACCC GGTGGTGGTGAGCTGATCAACGAAGCTGTGTTGGCGCAAGAGTACGGCGCAGCGGCCGAGGATGTCGCGCGAGTGTGCCATGCACATCCC acaTGCGCGGAAGCCCTGCGTGAAGCGAATCTGGCGGCGTACTGTGGGAAACCCATCAACTTCTAA